The Heteronotia binoei isolate CCM8104 ecotype False Entrance Well chromosome 11, APGP_CSIRO_Hbin_v1, whole genome shotgun sequence genome includes the window GGCTACATAAAACTAGCAGCATTTGCAGTGACAGAACACCAGCACTCACGGCACAGATGACACCCATCCAAAATCCCAAACAGAAAGGTTCATTTTTCCTTAGGAGTGAAACTTTGAGGGCAAACTTTGGGTCAGGCCATCAGGAGCTAGGACAACTGTTAACCACTTTCTGCATAACCATCTCCTTAAGTATGGGACTGGAGTGCTCTGCTCCTCCCTGACCCCAGTGGAAGCAGCATGGGCTTTCCCCCTTCTCACACCCTGCCACAGACCTGCTGTGCTCTCATTTGATCCTGGATCTGCCGCTTCTCCTCTTGGAGGCCCTTTGCCTTTTCCTGCAGCATGTATGTGTTGTCTTCCCTGTCAGCCAGATTGGTTTTTAGCTGCTCACATTCCTGGTCCAGGTTATCCAACTGCTGCATTAGAGCCCTCTGCTTGACCTGGAGGGACTttgagggaaagaggaaaaagaGTATATAAAAGCAGGGCTATCAAGAAAACTAGTTTACTGATTAATGatcagaaaataattttaaatatttcagaCAGGAAAGAACTAATTTCTGGCCAGTGAATTAAAAGTCCACTTATACAATTGGGGGTTCTGTGTGCCTTCATTAcaagaaatgaaagaaaatatTAGGGACCTTCCTTTCAGAAATGAGCAGGTTTTGTTTATTAAGTTATCTCATTCTGTCAGTATCTTGAAAAAGAGTTATCCTGAGTTTTACAATATGCAGGTTTACTTGAAAGAAGTCAAATAACTTAAACAGGCGGTGGTTAATTAACTAACAAACCTTTACTCAGATGACAaccttgcatttttttaaaaaaaaagcaaaattgcatttaaaaacaaacaggatACCTAACAGATTGTCGGGAGAGGATCAGGTAATGGGGAACAATGTTTATCACtaaacagcatgggggggggagcaattctACATTCAGTAAATGTGGATTCTCTGTTCAGAATAAATAATGCAGATTTTATAGAACAAATCTGTTTTGTCTTCCACACCCCTGACTGTAGGATGAGGCATAATTCTTACAAACCACAGAGGAGGTAGGCAACCTCTGCCTCCACTGCACCACTACAGATGGCAAGTGGGTGGCTTTCATCACTGAATACCCTTCAATCAAAATATCTTTTGTACAGGAAACTTGCAAGTCAGGGAGAAGGTATTTGAAGCTAAAATTTTTCTTCCAGTTTGATTTGCAGGTTTTCTATGAGCAGGGTATTATTTTATATGGAGAAACACTGAATCATGAACACAACACCTGCAACCCAGACATAAGTTAACCATCCACCTTCTCTACCACTCCTGAGGCATGAGTTTGTACAAATATGAGCATAATTTTTGGTTGGCAAGAAAGTGTTACAGTAATAGGAGGAGGAATATCAGGGCAAAAATAAGTATACAATACAatgtgggttttgtgtgtgtgatagGCAAACAGTGGAAGACTACATGAACGAGGAGAAATTTCACAGTGCAGAAAAATGCCCAGAGGAAAACATATTGGGAGGGACTCCAAAGACAGGAGCCTAGGAGCATGCAGGTCTGAAGACACATCAAGACTGTTCAGTTTATGATAAGCAACTTTGGCCAAGAGAACGAACAGGGAACCAACACATGTAAACTGCTTAGATCTCCTTGGCCAGAGAGAAGCATAACACAAAGATTCCAGAGAACAGCTAAGCCAATGGCTTGTCTCTGCACTGGCTTCACCTTTTTATGACGTAGCATGCTCTCCACTGTGGCCTTCTCTTTTTCAAGCTCGGTGGTGGTCCAGTTCAGCTGCTGCTTTGTGCTGTCCAGTTGGCAAGACAGGACCGCCAGCTGGCCCTCCAGAGTGGTCACTTGGCTCTTGTCCACCATGCCAGCCATCTTCACTTGCATCTCCTGCAGCAGACTGCTTTTGGTCCACTCTGTGAATGCATGACAGCTttttggaggtggggggtgggatgggagcAGGATTCAGCAAGGCCAGGCTCAAAGCTGAATTGCAAAAGGTGGTGATCACAATTGAGCCGAGAGTCACAGCCTGATCCTGCATATGTTTATACTAGCAAGTAAAGGCTGTGGGAAATGGCATGGTATAACTCAATCgcatcggatcttggaagctacgcagggtcagtacttggatgggaaaccatcaaggaagattctgcagagaaaggcagtggcaaaccacctctgcttttcacttgtcttaaaagccccttgttgggatcaccataagtcagacgAGCGCATGCATAGGAGCCATGGAGTTCAACAGGGCTTGCTCCCAAATAAGCATACAAAAAAGCCTTTGGCACCCTTAGGCCCACTGATGTCAACAGGCTGTAAGTGCATCTGGTTTTTGAACTGCAGTCAGTAGATGTCAGGTGCGTTGGGTTACTGATATAATTGCAtacacatattttaaaatgtaaccACAACCATGGGGTGACAATGTGGCTGACAGAATTTGATAGTGTGAATTTTTAGGAATGGGAGTCAAAGTGTGGGCCACCATTCTTTACTCTCTTCTCAGTGGCTTTCTTGGAAAGGCAGCTGACGACCAAATAGGCAAATATGAAATGAATGGGAGAGTGATGTCAGTGAAGTGGGGTGGGGACCAATGGAAATGTCAGAAGGAGGGTCTCTAATCTTACCCAGCTCTCGGAAATTAGTTTGCTGTTGGTGAATCTCCTCTTTCAAGGTGGAGATCTGTTCCTCCAAGAAAACCTgtcctataaaaaaaaaaaaaagattgacatcAAAGCATCCCATATTGTTCAAGTAGAAATGGGCAGGACACCCACATTGCAGACTGGGAACAGTGAGGGAAGTTGCAGATGAGTAGGCCGAAACAGGCTGTAACAGTTGGGAGACGAGAACCAGAACAGTTATGCTACAGACATGAGATTTTCTACCATTTCAATGGCTACACTCCAAGAATGCTGAACATCGTAGTTTGAAGAGGAGGCTCAACTCTAccccctcccagaattacaatttccAGTATCCCCAGAAAGAAGAATTACAAAACCCACTTAAAATATGTAGTGTAGGGGTATGTGGAATTCCCCACTTGCGATGTGGAAAACAAAAATATCATGAAGGACCACCTCTTCCCAACATATGAATCTGTGTACAACGTCAGTTCCCTCTGTGCTTTCTCTCAAGCACAGTGTACAACACGAATTCCCTCTGTACTTTCTAACAAGGATACCTGTGCTACAGAGGCCCATTCCATGAAGTACGAGGGCAGagccagacccttggtctatcaaggtcaggatTGTCCACTCTTgctagcagtagctctccaggcaTTAGGACAGAAGTCTCTTGTGTCACTGCTACCAAATCCTGTTAGCTGGAGACATCACAGACTGAATCTGCGACTTTCCTCTAAACATTTTCAACTATTGCTCTGGTGCTCTGGAACAGGCTGCCAGTGCAGGCAAGGTCTATGGCCTCCTTGATAGTGTTCAGAAGGGCATGCAGGACAGGCCTTGGGCTGAGGGGAACAGGTCTGAGCTGGACTATGCCGCTGTTTTGCCATATCTGTAGCCACTGGATGTTAATCGTTTGTCTTCACACAAacacttgttttatttttttttgtctacTTAATTATATCGTGTGAACCACCTTGATTCCAAAGTGCTAGTAAACTTTTAATTTACTATGACCAAATAGGCAAATATGAAACAGCTGTGCAGCTGCTGATGGGTACAGGAGAATTGCAGAAGCTTATCCATGACTGAAAACGCATGGCCCTGTTCCCAAGTCCTGACTGGCTGGGCAGAGGAGATTGCTGGGAGGTCATACAAACTAAGCTATTCTAGTTCTTCTGCTGGTACTTTAGAACTAGCCCTGGATGATGCTCGTTTTTTGGGATGCTCGATTTTTGGGATTCAGGATATATATATGCATGCACAAGTAGACCACAGgtctagagagagagaaaggaagggatatTCACTTTTCTGGAGATCCTCTTTGTCCTTTTCAAGCGTGGCCACAAGCTGCAGGCTTTCTGCATTCTTTTTTTCAAACAGCAGCTCTGCCTCCTTCCTTTGCTGCTCCTGGGCTTCTTTCTCCTTTTCCAGGCAGCTCTGGAAGGTCTCCAGCTGTTTCTTCAACTCCTCCTTTTGTTTCTCAGCTGCTTCCAGCTCTTCCTTCAAAGGATTAACGAGCTCCGTCAGCATCTGGAGATGTTTGTTGATCCGGGAGAGGTCCTTGCTTTGCTCGGATGCCCAGTAGCCCATGTCCGTGGCCGTGAGGGGTTTCTGACCGAGGGTTTCCTCAATCATATGAAGGAATCGTCTCAGAGATGATGGGAGGTTCTGACTGCTGCAGATGTGGATGATGGCGTTACCCACTTCCTTCAGGCTGACCTGGGCCCTCTCGCATGCATCACACGGTACCAGGGATGACTCAATGGTTTGAGAATGGATGCTCCGGACATGCTTAGCAACACCCTGGCTTATTTCTGCCTGAGATGAAACTCTGATGGCACTGTCCATGAGCCCACTGCTCACGGACACGGTCAATGGAGAAGACCGGAGACTGGGCAAAGTCACATCTGACTCCGAAAGGGCTGATGGGCAGCTTTTAAAACGCCCACTCTCAGCTCTTGCCACCTGCAGGGAATATTTCAAGCTGGAGAGATCTTCTCTATTATGTTTTTTCTAggcaggaaaggaaaaaaagagatcaCTTTCCTAGTTTACCCAGATGGCATTGGGATGAGGCTTGCTTGCAAGTctgccccaccaccacccagcctAACATCTCTGTGTTAGAGGCCTCTGCAGTCAAAGAGGGGCCTGTGTCATGTTTGCAAGCCTAACCCAGCGCTTCAATGTCTTTATAGAAACCTCCCTTATTTATTCCTTTAAAATATTTCCATTCTCTATTCCACAGACTCAGGGCACTTAACAACGCAAAGTTAAAAACCACTCACATTAAGAAAATAGCACTTTATGAccaattaaaaattattggagaaaaaaagaaactaGTGCTTCATTATTACATAATCATTATTAAAACTTAATGCCTTTTATTCTGGGATTTGCATGGGAGACTTCCTGATCTTTTCTATTGCTtactggaaacaaaaaaaaaaactggaggaGGGTAAAGCCACAGTTATCaggctgcacagggctttttttgtagaaaaagcccagcaggaactcatttgcatattaagccacacccctgatgccaagtcagccagaactgtgttcctgctccaaaaagccCTGAGGCTGCACATGCACAGATGATGAGGATGAGTCCTCCCAGACAACCTACCTCGGCCACAAGCTGCTGATAGACGGTCCCCAGTTTCAGCATGCTGTTCCAATACTTCTTCACAGCCAGCCCAATAGACATGTAGGATCCTGTCACTCTGGATGGAGGCACGGCTTGTTCGCTGATCACATTCTCAGTGTATGCTGCAAAGCTCtgaagcagcaacagcagccttGAGAGGGCAGAAAGGTAATCCCAGTATTGTAGAGTGCAAATCTACATTACATGATGGCCAAGCCTAGGAACCCTGGGCCAGCTTTAACCAGCCATGTAACTGGGCCCTTGTTTCTTACACACCACTCACACTATTGCCTGTCTGCTCACACCAAACCTAGTGTACAACACAATGTGGTTGtggtttccccccagcaagaaggAACCCAGTAGGGGGGATtgcctgctagaaaaaaagatgGGCAAAGGAGCTGTCTTAcataaagatgatgatggcagcaacagcagcagtagTATTTTTGTTCACCACAGCAACTATAATTCCTTGGGCCAGTGATGACCAACTGGAGGATCCAGCTCACATGCAATTTTATCAGACCTCTGGGGACATTGCTTCTTTAAATAACTAGATCACCATTCAAATTGGATAGGGGTGGCCAGACACCATATAAAATTGTTCAGGGGAGCCAGGCACACCAGTATTTGTTAGTGTTACTGCTATGACTGCTAAGCAGTTATATTGGGTGGGGTTAGAGAAAGAGCTTCTTACCTGACCCTCTCTCAATGGTTAATGGAGACTTCCTGGTTTGTAACAAAGTCTGTTGCAGTGCAATCCAACAGAATTGCTCCTATCTAGaattcagtgggtttagactggacTAACTCTTTGAGCTGCTCTGTTAGCCACTAAGCTAACGTGCTATCAATGGACTATTTCAGGATGATGCAGTCTCCAGAGGAGACAGAATTTGGGCAGTTGAAAGCTTTAAAGGTGTAAAGTGGCCTAGAAAATGATGGGGAATCAGATTGGACTCTTGAATCCTTAGGTGGGCTTGCTGAAACTGTGGTGTGTACAACAAATTCTGGTTGGACAAATTCAGCTGATCAGATGCCAATAACAAGTACCAACCTGTGAATAAACCCAGTTTTGTATGCTTCTTGCCTCCTGTCTGTTTCCCAGCAGGAAGGATATCTTCTCTAGACTATCATCTATGTGACCAGATAGCCACAAGTTTACCAACTGTAGCTTGCAAAATCTGTAGACATTTGTATTCCATGGTTCATTGCAACATCACCTCTGGGTAAGTCCTCACCTGTCAATCACTAGTTCCAGAAGAACCACATGGGAGTGCTGAGTAAATTCTGGATCATTCTCGACATAGTCGTAATAGTCCAGCAAAGCCACCAGGTCCAGGTCACAGGACACCTTGTCAGGAAACTTCCAGGAAGGATAGCGCACAGCTCCAGCTCGGGAGAAAACACTGATGACCGTTCCTTGCAGATCGGTGATATCCTTCCTCAAACTTTCCATACAGTTTTGGCTGCCCAGCAAAGTTGCCATATTACCACTCTGATATCATTCCACAGCACCTCAGAAATAGAACAGACGGGCTTGGAACAAGAGAAATAGAAGTGATAATCAATATGCATTTGGCCAAATGTACTAGTAGTACTATTAGCTATAGCTAATTATCTGTACTAATTTCCTCCTGCAAATtgtgcctccaccctccccaaagtTGCTCATCTTGAATGGAGCTGGCAGATTGTTGTCTGGCAGCCTGTTTCACAGTGGCCAGTTACAATGGAGGATCAACAAGCAGAGATGAAGacctcctctgatgttgccttcttagcactggtattcagaggtttacatAAAACCACTATGCTGAGGACTAGCaccggggtgaccaaacttgcttaacataagagccacataaaataaatgtcagatgtgtgagagccacaagacatgaatatcggatgtctgagagcaggcaagcaggaaagcaaatagatggggagagagagatggaaagaaaagaactttaaatgcattctccaagccactggctggcttggtgaagtgatttaaagaaacaaatgctttctccaagctgggcgacggggtggtgggggctttgagaggcacacaatatgtgtgaaagagccacatgtggctcccgggccacagtttggccacccctggactaagcATTTTGAGCAGCCTCCGCTGACTGTTGTTTTAAATTTTGGATATACAGAGACAGGCTATGCTTGACAAAAACAGGCAGGGACTTCCCAGCCTGATCAAAGAGACAATATGTGAACTACGGAAAGACTCACCCGCTGAGCAGTCTTCCGGGATCTCAGGGGCTCGTCACCATGGCAACCACGAACGCGCTCCGAGACTCCGCCCCTGGCTGAACCTGATACGTTCCACACAACACACCCTTAGCGATGGATAAAACCCCACCTTTACTTATTGCTCTAGATGTCCGGCTTCCATATGACCCCTTAAGCCATATGCGGGGCAGAAGAGCATTATCAAGTACGACACTAGAAAAGGGCTCGAATGATACACACGTCATCGCAGCTTTATTGGCATTTTGTAAGAATAATTCGCCATAGAGCTACTTATGGATaaagggggggctgttttatatCTATACAGAAAATACATGTTTTTACAATAAGAAAGAATAGTTTAATTTCAATCAAGGACCTCAACAGCATCTTTCACTTTTTCTAGTAAATTCAGATTGTATACCACTGCAGGGTTTGTTTTTTAGCTTCTATAAAAAGAATGGGATAGGTCTCCCCATATTTGAAAAGCGGCCAGCCAGCCTTCGCGTTTTATTCCACGCCCTCTAAAGAGTGTTCAGTACATAGCCGGAAGTGTCTCTATAGCTTCTAGCCCTCTTTTCTATTGTCAATGGAAGGAACTGTACTCCGGTGAAACGTCACATTCGGAACTCTTTCCGGGTCTAGCGGAAGACGTAGAGATTGTGTACATATTCTGGAGTTTGCGCATGCTCGTTTCTTTTGTCACCATAGTTACTCGGCCAGAAAACGTTCCCAGTAGGAGGAGCGCGCATGCGCTGATaccttcttccctccctgcctgttaaCGCGTTTGCACGAACTGTGCGAGGCGTCGACATTTTGTTTCTTGCTGCGTTCCTTGCGTTGGATTGAGGCGGCACCATGCCGGCTGGACCTGTGCAGGCGATGGCGCCTGCTCAGCCAGCGCCGCCTGAAGCGAAACAGGTATGATTATCTTACGAGAAAAATCCCTCTTCGCTTCTCCCCAGGTTTGAAGTGTGGGCCTCGGGAAAGGGGCGGGGAGCTTGGCTCTTACAATGCTTTGCGGAGAGAAGGTGGCATCCTGGGAGTTGTAGTCTCCGCGCATCTTGTTTACTGCGCTCGTTGAAGGGGAGGTCGAGAGTATAGCAGCCGCTATTCAGGGAACGGCCGATAAGGCCTGTTGCTATAACTGTCACTTGCTTCCCATTCCATCGTAGGCTGATGGAAACAGATCTGGTAGACCTGAGGTGGGCGGTTGCTTTGGCCTTcgtttgccactgcctgcatcAGCGTCATGATTCTGGCGTTCCtttgtgatctcccatccaaatgctagccagggctgaccctacttagcttctgagatcaggctagcctgggctgtccattTCAGGGCCCATTCCCTCTACCCCTTGCAGTAGTGTCATAAACTTCCATTATGTCCCCCTTAGTCATCTTTCCCCCTTCTAAATTTTAAAATCCCAGGTTCTTGCTGAGTCTCAGAATTGTGTAAAGTGTGCTGGTTTGAAAGTTCTGTAGACTTGGCAGTGATTTATTGTTTGTATTTGTTGTGTAATCTTGCAATTCACCACACTGGAAAagtcttaaaataaataaatttgagccAAACTTCAAAGTTTGTAGCACAGTCTCTACCATTACACTGCAGGTTTTGTGCATGAAAGAACCTTTCATACCTAAGTTTTATATCATGAAGCAACCTTTTGCAGGTGCTGTCTGCCCAAGCATCTCCACAAAACAGATGATTTACTGTGCTGTCTTAAAGACCTTGTAAGCTTTTGAATTCAGTGGACTTAGGGGTTGCAGCTTTGTTATAAGAGCTATGTTTGACTTGATGCTGCACTTTTCATTTTTGGAAGCTTGAAGCTATGTACATCTGATTCCTGGGGGATTTTCTACCAAGGGAGCTTATGGGGCCAAACCTCTAATTTTAAAATCTCACAAAAGACAGTCATAGAATCATTTCTCAAGGGGTTTTCTGAATAATAGGGATGCACTACCTGTGGAGGGGGGAAAATCTCCCCCTGTACAATATCTCAATTTGAATGCTAGCAGAAAGTTTCCAAAGGAAGAGTTCTCTGTGTTGAAGGAATATCTCTGGGCCCCACATAAGGTGGGTGAATGATAGCTGTGAATATATGTTTTCAGCAGGAAAATATTGTTATAGTTTGATACTGCATAGAATTAAGAGTGTGAGGAAATATCACACATTTTTCAATTGATGCTCTTATTGCAGCCTGAGGATGAGCCAAAAGAAGAAGCAACACCAGCCAAACCTGTTGTGGGAATTATTTACCCACCACCAGAGGTCAGA containing:
- the CCDC157 gene encoding coiled-coil domain-containing protein 157 isoform X2; protein product: MATLLGSQNCMESLRKDITDLQGTVISVFSRAGAVRYPSWKFPDKVSCDLDLVALLDYYDYVENDPEFTQHSHVVLLELVIDRLLLLLQSFAAYTENVISEQAVPPSRVTGSYMSIGLAVKKYWNSMLKLGTVYQQLVAEKKHNREDLSSLKYSLQVARAESGRFKSCPSALSESDVTLPSLRSSPLTVSVSSGLMDSAIRVSSQAEISQGVAKHVRSIHSQTIESSLVPCDACERAQVSLKEVGNAIIHICSSQNLPSSLRRFLHMIEETLGQKPLTATDMGYWASEQSKDLSRINKHLQMLTELVNPLKEELEAAEKQKEELKKQLETFQSCLEKEKEAQEQQRKEAELLFEKKNAESLQLVATLEKDKEDLQKRQVFLEEQISTLKEEIHQQQTNFRELEWTKSSLLQEMQVKMAGMVDKSQVTTLEGQLAVLSCQLDSTKQQLNWTTTELEKEKATVESMLRHKKSLQVKQRALMQQLDNLDQECEQLKTNLADREDNTYMLQEKAKGLQEEKRQIQDQMRAQQELVERAQQEKQSMEQSVSELQSTVSKLGEMNQELKERERLLVSFPDLHLPVETQYESTGDIMEDMEKQLQANNIRISILEEENIRLRTAVAKMKEVSQQEAPKVACTSNPAVASVCKSGV
- the CCDC157 gene encoding coiled-coil domain-containing protein 157 isoform X1 — translated: MATLLGSQNCMESLRKDITDLQGTVISVFSRAGAVRYPSWKFPDKVSCDLDLVALLDYYDYVENDPEFTQHSHVVLLELVIDRLLLLLQSFAAYTENVISEQAVPPSRVTGSYMSIGLAVKKYWNSMLKLGTVYQQLVAEKKHNREDLSSLKYSLQVARAESGRFKSCPSALSESDVTLPSLRSSPLTVSVSSGLMDSAIRVSSQAEISQGVAKHVRSIHSQTIESSLVPCDACERAQVSLKEVGNAIIHICSSQNLPSSLRRFLHMIEETLGQKPLTATDMGYWASEQSKDLSRINKHLQMLTELVNPLKEELEAAEKQKEELKKQLETFQSCLEKEKEAQEQQRKEAELLFEKKNAESLQLVATLEKDKEDLQKRQVFLEEQISTLKEEIHQQQTNFRELEWTKSSLLQEMQVKMAGMVDKSQVTTLEGQLAVLSCQLDSTKQQLNWTTTELEKEKATVESMLRHKKSLQVKQRALMQQLDNLDQECEQLKTNLADREDNTYMLQEKAKGLQEEKRQIQDQMRAQQELVERAQQEKQSMEQSVSELQSTVSKLGEMNQELKERERLLVSFPDLHLPVETQYESTGDIMEDMEKQLQANNIRISILEEENIRLRTAVAKMKEVSQQEAPKLVPPTQLWLQSAKVECEDSKEQSPTGQHIITGFKGVLTRSPNNQAGPGSRAQSRSRNSNTPSRGSSASHRTSVSPLEKSASIQAAQKVAFQFTFPCKDSAVHTYAREKGKSRSRPPAHCTRNHQK